A genomic segment from Candidatus Brocadia sinica JPN1 encodes:
- a CDS encoding type II toxin-antitoxin system PemK/MazF family toxin: MTDYPKRGEIYLVNLPSKPKDIKNRPALVVSLDIRNKFANDIIVIPLSTNLRPSPTHVLLQEGEGGLSKASMAKCEQVTTIDKSLLVRGPFSGRVSNKKMNEIEKAIMISIGII, encoded by the coding sequence ATGACTGATTATCCTAAAAGAGGAGAGATATATTTAGTTAATTTGCCATCAAAGCCAAAGGATATTAAGAATCGTCCTGCCCTGGTGGTTTCTTTAGATATTCGGAATAAGTTTGCTAATGATATAATTGTTATTCCTTTGTCTACAAACCTAAGACCCTCTCCTACCCATGTTTTACTTCAAGAGGGAGAAGGTGGTTTATCAAAGGCCTCTATGGCTAAATGTGAACAAGTAACAACCATAGATAAATCCTTACTTGTCAGGGGTCCTTTTTCAGGCAGGGTAAGCAACAAAAAGATGAATGAAATAGAAAAAGCGATTATGATATCCATTGGAATAATATAA
- a CDS encoding group II intron maturase-specific domain-containing protein — protein MMERAREVTRRNGYYNFDFIRSADDMVILIHGHPKEDGLIQKVQKRLKEELDKLQVQLNREKTKVVNLKGGGCFSFLGFEFRLTRNREGKTYVSKTPRKKKRQEIGKKIKAALKANWNKPLREVIQTVNAIIRGWVNYFGIGNSNSTFNKVRNYLEMKVRKFIMRRKKLKGFGWKRWSREEIYGKWGLFNDYRIRYVYSKANPSR, from the coding sequence ATGATGGAGCGGGCAAGGGAAGTAACCCGCCGCAATGGTTACTACAACTTTGATTTTATTCGGAGCGCAGATGACATGGTCATACTTATTCACGGACATCCGAAAGAAGACGGGCTAATACAGAAAGTTCAGAAGCGACTCAAAGAGGAACTGGACAAATTGCAGGTACAACTGAACAGAGAAAAGACGAAGGTAGTGAATCTGAAAGGAGGAGGATGTTTCAGCTTTCTGGGGTTTGAATTTAGACTCACCAGAAACCGTGAAGGCAAGACCTATGTCAGCAAAACACCCCGTAAGAAGAAACGACAGGAAATCGGCAAGAAGATAAAGGCGGCGCTCAAGGCAAACTGGAACAAACCATTAAGAGAAGTGATACAAACAGTCAATGCAATAATCAGGGGCTGGGTGAATTACTTTGGGATAGGCAATAGCAACAGCACCTTCAACAAAGTCAGGAATTACCTGGAGATGAAGGTGCGAAAGTTTATCATGCGCAGAAAGAAACTGAAAGGCTTTGGCTGGAAGAGGTGGAGTAGGGAAGAGATATATGGAAAATGGGGTTTGTTCAATGACTACCGTATACGATATGTTTACTCGAAAGCAAATCCAAGCCGATAG
- a CDS encoding type II toxin-antitoxin system PemK/MazF family toxin encodes MNNFKRGQIRLVNFDPSFRHEYKKVRPALIIQNDEYIASSDLLTVIPISSEITKQTELDILLRKDAKNRLMTD; translated from the coding sequence ATGAATAACTTCAAGCGCGGACAGATTCGGTTAGTTAATTTTGATCCAAGTTTCAGACATGAGTATAAAAAAGTTCGGCCTGCCTTAATTATCCAAAACGATGAATATATAGCATCCAGCGATTTGTTAACGGTAATTCCAATTTCTTCAGAGATAACCAAGCAAACAGAACTCGATATTTTACTGAGAAAAGATGCTAAAAATAGGCTTATGACAGATTAA
- a CDS encoding DUF6364 family protein produces MPSARFLRKAKLTVTISGDVVNEIDEIAKEKGTPRSQVMEEMLRDWLLQSKKKMIEKDIETYYLSLTEKENKEDKEWTEIVAESAKRTWDD; encoded by the coding sequence ATGCCATCTGCGAGGTTCTTACGTAAAGCAAAGCTGACAGTAACAATCAGTGGCGATGTGGTTAATGAAATAGACGAAATTGCAAAGGAAAAAGGGACCCCAAGGAGCCAGGTTATGGAAGAAATGTTACGTGATTGGCTGCTGCAATCCAAAAAGAAAATGATAGAAAAAGATATAGAAACGTATTATCTCTCTCTCACAGAAAAAGAGAATAAAGAAGACAAAGAATGGACTGAGATAGTGGCGGAAAGTGCAAAAAGGACATGGGATGACTGA
- a CDS encoding ISL3 family transposase, whose amino-acid sequence MSGRRVYLHVPKRKSMCLEDGSIRVEEHEWIRGRFTKRFVEQVYRLTSITTNKEAGWFLGIDDETVYRIDKEMLEELSLERIEKVKAPRHMSVDEVAWQKWHKYVTNVVDVEKRKVIWNHDGRGKTTLDKFYRKIGKEGCKRIKAVASDGAKGFLTSTKEHLKNALIVLDHFHVKKYLNEAVDAVRKEELRKARQQNQEDLSRILHCNKRFILMQNKVTNKQKDILDKLSTLNEKVYKAMLLKEQFLSLYVASNRRVAYANLRAWIGTAIRSGIASFVELGYKFFRKRHYVLNYFVCKITSAISEGINNKIKRLKRMAYGYRDVKYFLLKIHQHCGLLDPKLST is encoded by the coding sequence ATGAGTGGTAGGAGGGTATATTTGCACGTACCGAAGAGGAAATCGATGTGCCTTGAAGATGGGAGTATTCGGGTAGAGGAGCACGAGTGGATAAGGGGGAGATTTACGAAGCGTTTTGTGGAACAGGTGTATCGACTGACCTCAATAACGACAAATAAGGAAGCAGGATGGTTTCTTGGAATAGACGATGAGACGGTGTACCGGATAGATAAGGAGATGTTAGAGGAGTTATCACTGGAGAGAATTGAGAAAGTGAAGGCGCCGCGTCATATGAGTGTGGATGAGGTTGCATGGCAGAAGTGGCACAAGTATGTTACCAATGTTGTTGATGTGGAAAAGCGCAAGGTGATTTGGAATCACGATGGGCGGGGCAAGACAACGCTGGATAAATTTTATCGTAAGATAGGCAAGGAAGGTTGTAAGAGGATAAAGGCAGTGGCAAGTGATGGAGCAAAGGGTTTTCTTACGTCTACGAAAGAGCATTTGAAGAATGCCTTGATAGTATTGGATCATTTTCATGTAAAGAAGTATCTCAATGAGGCAGTAGATGCGGTAAGGAAGGAAGAACTCAGAAAAGCCAGGCAACAAAACCAGGAAGACTTGAGTCGAATTCTTCATTGCAACAAGAGGTTTATATTGATGCAAAATAAGGTTACAAATAAGCAGAAGGACATTTTAGATAAACTCTCAACGCTCAATGAGAAGGTATATAAGGCAATGCTTTTAAAGGAGCAGTTTCTTTCTCTTTATGTAGCAAGTAATCGAAGGGTAGCATATGCAAATCTGAGGGCATGGATAGGGACAGCAATAAGGTCTGGGATAGCATCATTTGTAGAGCTAGGATACAAATTTTTCCGGAAGAGGCATTATGTTCTGAACTATTTTGTTTGCAAAATAACGTCCGCTATATCAGAAGGAATCAATAACAAAATAAAGAGGTTAAAGCGCATGGCATACGGTTATCGAGACGTCAAATACTTCTTACTCAAGATTCATCAACATTGCGGACTTCTTGACCCTAAGCTTTCAACTTAA